One Cryptomeria japonica chromosome 9, Sugi_1.0, whole genome shotgun sequence genomic window carries:
- the LOC131858227 gene encoding uncharacterized protein LOC131858227 — protein MSTDRISAAPPSKKRKAAHKDGGFPALNPIVPAPPACKPRFLLCSEDSKKDYNDCNQVELDSTSFGNGDDSYNVGGNEECHTPKGEEHRVPQILSCPLAPKKPRSTARIKTMEFFSLTPLELQLLFNLS, from the coding sequence ATGTCTACGGATCGAATCTCTGCAGCACCCCCGAGCAAGAAGAGAAAGGCAGCACACAAAGATGGGGGCTTTCCTGCTTTGAATCCAATTGTTCCTGCTCCTCCTGCTTGCAAACCCAGATTTCTATTATGTTCAGAAGATTCAAAAAAGGACTACAATGATTGTAACCAGGTTGAATTGGATAGTACCAGTTTTGGCAATGGAGATGATAGTTATAATGTGGGAGGTAATGAAGAGTGCCACACGCCCAAGGGTGAGGAGCACCGTGTACCTCAAATTCTATCATGCCCACTTGCTCCAAAAAAACCCAGATCTACAGCAAGGATAAAGACCATGGAATTCTTTTCTCTCACTCCTCTTGAGCTGCAATTGTTGTTTAATCTCTCCTAG